In Malus sylvestris chromosome 2, drMalSylv7.2, whole genome shotgun sequence, the genomic stretch GTACGTTGTTTGCATTCCCTGAAAGAGAAAAAAGGTTGTGCTTAAGCACCGAAAAAGAATGATATTGAAATGATGTCCATATATGCCTTGATGTCCTTCCGTTGAAGACATCAACTAGGAAGTAGGAACACATACCTGTAAGCAGGGGAGAATAGCAGGTCTGCGATGTTGTAAGAAATGAATGCACATCAAAACATACCTGAAATTAAATGCAAACATTAACAATTTCGAGGTAGCTGGCAGAAAGTCATAAACACACAAACCAAAAGTTTTTGAATAAAGCAAAGACTCTAGGTAGAAGTAGCCAAAGTATCTTGTGTTGAAAAAGTGAAGCAGAGTAATCGAATCAATGTCAATGGCATCTGTCGCTGAAGACTTTTTACCACTAATTTTGGGAATGAGAGATTCAGAAGTTAACTTACGCATAGCTTGATAAAGTTCCATGGTAAGTTTCATTGACTCCTCTTGACTTGGCCCAATGTTTCACAATAAAAGCCAATTGCCGTAATCTTGCATCAATTTTTGCATAATCACGAAGAAGCTTTGTATTTATGACAGCCAAAACATTGTTGATGCATATGTCACAGGAGATTCCAGTGACAGGATCCATAAGCTTTACTATGGGAACCCTAGCACGTGTCAACGCCTGACAAACAGGAATACTTAAATAACACATAAATATTATAAAACTCTAGGAGAATTAAATTACTGGAAATACTGTTGCCCATAGTAAATGTATTGCTTTGATAAGATACATGAAGCATAATGAGTTTATATGCTGTTTCATGAAAATCCTAAAACTAGATGATATGGGAACTGTTCCACCATCCTTTCACAGTACACAGTACATGCAGGATAGGGGACTTCATGTGCCTCAGGATTGTACGAACACCACCTTGTcactaaacaaacaaaaaggctGACGCATTTCCTGGATTTGAAAGTGAAGATGGAGGATGTCAAGAATCTCTTCCctgataaaaaaatattgttttcaaACACCTCCCTCCCTCTCAACCAACAACCAACACCCCCCGCCccccacacaaaaaaaaaaaaaaaaaaaaaaacacatttcaTAATTGATTGCCTAGTTGGACATTGACAAAACAGCAATACAAGTTACAGAACCACAAGATGAACATTCAATAATAGTATAACAGCCCTATATCTTGAATATCAGAGTCTAGCATATAAAAGTCTAATATCATCATGAATACCAAAGCCTTACATCTTAAACGATAGGTAATTTCCTAAATCTCCTACTTCCATACATCAACCATTAAGTATAGGTGGCCAAACAATATTTTGCATAGGTAAACCCCCAAAGCAGGAATAGCGACTATATTAGGGAATATAATAATGTACAAATTCAAATACAGAAAGTTTCCCTTATCAACTGAAAGAAGCCCAGTTGCTCAAATCATTTAAGCTCAAAATGGTAATTCAGCTTTTGTTTTCTGCACCATCAGATAATCATTTTTCTCATTATGGTTAAAATTTAGCCCCTCAAATAATTTTATATCTATGTCTCAATGTAAGAAGCACATCGGTCAATACAATGACCTACACACTGCAAGTAGCATCTGTCAAgatttataaatgaaaaatctaaAGTTTTATCCATCACACAAACTCATGAGGAGAAGGCACTTTGATTCACCTGCACATTCTGTAGACTGTCTGATTGCAAAATATCTGCCAACCTCAATAAGAACTCTGACTTGTTAATGTTTGCCTCATCAATTGCAAGACAGAGATCAATATCACTTTTAGAAACCCCAAATGAGTTGCCACACGATCCGTAGATGTATAGTCGAGCTTCAGGCCATTCTTTAGTAACTAACCTCTCCAATAATGTAAACAATTGCTTCTGCTTAGCCTTCTCTTCCTCAGTCGGTATCAAGGAATCATAAATTGCAAGAAATGGAGCATTTAGCCTGTCTATGTCCATGCGACATTGCATCTGTCTTTTGAAGATTCTCATTCTTTGGTTAAGTAGGTGTTGTCCTCTGTTATCTGATCTTGACTCCTGATAACAAAAACTATAAGTAATTAACATCTAAACCATTCATTGCTTTGAATAATTAAAGAATACACATACGCGTACAACCTATGGCATCTTATAAGGACCTGACTTGAGAATCAGTGTCTCAGCCATTGGATTAGGTATGAATGGATAAGATACACAGCAGATAATAATGGGTGTAATGCTTCTTAATCACGATCAACAAGTGATGTCCCAATAAATCTCCATACATATTGCATTAATTGTTGTTGAGCAAAAGAGTTTGGTATAACCCAGACTGCATATTCAGGCATGACTTCACTTTATTGAACACTATCTACGCATTAACTTGAACTATAACATTAATTCAGCAGGAACAAATTTACTCCCCATAGCATTCAAAACCTTTATATGTATTGTAATAGAAACAAAGTTTTAACCTTTTCACGCGCATTATGGTGTTGCTTTGCCTCATTCTTTTTATCCCTGTCATCATCAACCAACTTTTGGCTTCCATCTTCAACGTCTTTTCTCGCCTTATCTCCATGTTGTAAATTCATCATCGACTCTTCAATCTCCAAAGCAGAAGCCGAATGGAGATTGGTGCCAGTGGGCAGACCAGGCTCATCAGGCTGTGCATTGAACCCTAATCCCCGAGCCCCATTGCCTCGAGTTCGACCATCTTCATTTGCCAATCTTCTCATCCTCTCATCTTCAAAAGAAACATCCCTGTTCCTCACAAATTCACTCGAACTCTGCCTATCCCTATCCACATTATGCTCAAACTCCCTCCTATTCCCAGAATTCCAACTCCCTCCTCCCCTCGCATTGTTCCCAAACCCTGGCGGCGGAGTATTCCTTTGAAACTGCTTTCCCCTTCCACTTGCACCTCCGCCTTGCCGTACCTGCTCCCGAGAATTGAAATTCGAACCGAAATTATCGTGATTCCCATGCCGGAACTCATTGGAAGTGGAAGAATTGTTAGAACTCAAATTGAGATTC encodes the following:
- the LOC126600465 gene encoding UTP:RNA uridylyltransferase 1 translates to MAGGGGDAPPLPSSNGGEFLLSLLQQQKPNLHHHQSPSTQQQQPPLVLDPAVAAVGPTLPFPHMPPWVSSNGQDHHPQLPNPSSLWSTQSPPPNFNFLGFPQSPYPSSSPPNPFPQFAGNQFPGNLEDLRNLVGFQSPNNNPLQNLAQLNQHQDQKLKFSYLPGDLVQNPEGSANASISSEVSKLSNSFDRNLNLSSNNSSTSNEFRHGNHDNFGSNFNSREQVRQGGGASGRGKQFQRNTPPPGFGNNARGGGSWNSGNRREFEHNVDRDRQSSSEFVRNRDVSFEDERMRRLANEDGRTRGNGARGLGFNAQPDEPGLPTGTNLHSASALEIEESMMNLQHGDKARKDVEDGSQKLVDDDRDKKNEAKQHHNAREKESRSDNRGQHLLNQRMRIFKRQMQCRMDIDRLNAPFLAIYDSLIPTEEEKAKQKQLFTLLERLVTKEWPEARLYIYGSCGNSFGVSKSDIDLCLAIDEANINKSEFLLRLADILQSDSLQNVQALTRARVPIVKLMDPVTGISCDICINNVLAVINTKLLRDYAKIDARLRQLAFIVKHWAKSRGVNETYHGTLSSYAYVLMCIHFLQHRRPAILPCLQGMQTTYSVTVENVECSFFDQVDKLRDFGSHNKEPIARLVWGFFNYWAYSHDYANSVISVRTGSLISKREKDWTRRVGNDRHLICIEDPFEISHDLGRVVDKYSIKVLREEFERAADIMQYDANPCVKLFEPYVPDV